In Fusarium oxysporum Fo47 chromosome VII, complete sequence, the following proteins share a genomic window:
- a CDS encoding uncharacterized protein (expressed protein), translated as MKLSVFVIAALASLVAAQSCAGGAGFCDGSGHCQDGSGVVSPDVVPECVDGDAAHGGATRGSRGGAAAGGNNANGGNGGNDANNANGADNGASSGDNINQGGPCAGGAGFCDGSGHCQDGSGVVSPDVDPECFV; from the exons ATGAAGTTGTCAgtcttcgtcatcgccgCCTTGGCCAGCCTTG TGGCCGCGCAATCCTGTGCTGGCGGTGCAGGCTTTTGCGATGGCAGTGGCCATTGCCAGGACGGATCCGGGGTGGTCAGCCCCGACGTAGTCCCCGAATGCGTTGATGGAGACGCTGCTCATGGGGGCGCTACTAGAGGTAGTCGTGGTGGCGCGGCAGCTGGCGGTAATAATGCCAATGGTGGCAACGGTGGAAACGATGCCAATAATGCCAACGGTGCTGACAACGGGGCTTCCTCCGGGGATAATATCAACCAAGGCGGGCCCTGTGCCGGCGGTGCAGGCTTTTGCGATGGCAGTGGCCATTGCCAGGACGGATCCGGGGTGGTCAGCCCCGATGTAGACCCCGAATGTTTCGTGTGA